GACGGTGTACGCGTGGATCCCTTCGTGGCGACCGACGACCGCACCTTCGGAGTCGACGATGTCACCCGCGCGCGAGCCACCGAGCGCGCGCCCGACGAATCCCGCCGCGTCGCCGTCGGCGACGAAGCAGATCTCGTAGCTGTCGGGCTTCGCCGCAGTGCGCAAGTCCAGATCCGCGGCCATCTCGCGAACCTGCGGCTTGGTCAGATCTCCAAGCGGGAAACGCGCGCGCGCCAGTTGTTCTTGAGCAAGGCGGGCCAGCACATAAGACTGATCCTTACCCGCGTCGGCTCCCCGGAAAAGGCGCCACCGCTCTCCGTCGGAGACTGCGCGCGCGTAGTGCCCCGTGGCCACGGCGTCGAAGCCGAGCACGACCGCGCGATCAAGGAGGGCACCGAACTTGACCTTCTCGTTGCATCGGATGCACGGGTTCGGCGTACGTCCGCGTGCATACTCGTCGATGAAATCGGCAATGACCGTCGAGGCGAATTCATCCTTGAGGTTCCAGACGTAGAAGGGAATGTCGAGCATCTGGGCTACCCGGCGCGCGTCGTCGGCGTCGGCGACACCGCAGCAGCCGTGCGGGCGCGCGCCCTGCAGTGAATCCGCAAGGTCCGTCAGCCGCAGATGCACGCCGGTGACTTCGTGACCTTCACGAGCGAGCATCGCTGCCGCCACGCTGGAGTCAACGCCGCCGGACATGGCGACGAGGATCTTCATCGCCTCAGCCGCTGCACCGCTGCCGCGACGTGCTCAACGACGCCGTCCACTTCTCCTTCGGTGGTGTCTCGCCCGAGCGTCAGCCTGAGCGCTCCCTTTGCGAGCGTCTGAGTAACGCCCATTGCCGCCAGCACATGGCTCGGCTCGGCCGCACCCGACTGACACGCCGAGCCGCTCGACGCCGCGACGCCCACCGCGTCCAACAGCAACAGCAGCGGCTCCGAATCCACGCCTTCGATGCAGACGTGACAGTTGTTCGGAAGCCGTTCGGCGCCCGCGGCACCGACGTGCAGCCCTTCGATCCGTGCGAGCAGCGCGGCCTGCAATCGGTCTCGCAAGGTGCCCACCCGCGCCGCTAGACCGGGCAAGGCCGCCTGCGTCGCCGCCACAGCCGCTCCGAACCCCACGATCCCGGCGACGTTGTAGGTGCCCGAACGCAGTCCGCGCTCCTGGCCGCCCCCGTGCATGATCGGCTCGAGTCCGACTCCCCTGCGCACCACGAGCGCGCCGACCCCCTTGGGACCGCCGATCTTGTGAGCGGCCAGCGCGACAAGATCGGATTCAGCGGCACGCACGGGAATCCACGGAAAAGCCTGGACGGCATCGGTGTGAAAGCGCGCGCCGGACGCGCGCGCCACCTCGGCAGCGCGCCGGACGGGTTGAATGGCGCCGACTTCGTTGTTGGCCGTCATTACAGACACGATCGCGGTGCGCGCGTCGACCGCCGCCTCCAGCGCGTCGGTGTCGATGACCCCATCGCGTCCAACCCGAACGGTCGCAACTCGAAACCCCCGGCGACCCAGCCACTTAGCGGTGTCGAGAACCGCGTGGTGCTCTACGGTCGATACGACGATGCCGTTGCGCCCCTCATTGCCGGCTCGCCACGCCGTCCCCTGCAGAGCGAGGTTGTCGGCCTCGGTTCCCCCAGAGGTGAACACAACCTCGTCCGGGCGCGCGCCCACAGCCTCGGCGACACGTTCTCGCGCCTCATCGACGGCCTTACGGGCCTCGCGCGCGCCGGCGTATAGAGAAGACGCGTTCGCGAAGCACTCGTACAAAAAGGGCGCCATCGCCTCACGAACCTCAGGCCAAAGCGGGGAGGTCGCTGCGTAGTCGAAGTACAGGGATGAGCGCACGAACGTCAGCCTAGCAGCGCGGTTCGACGGCCGGACGGCCCTGAATCAGCCGAGGATCTCGCCCTCGGGCACAGAGGCGAAGTCCGGCTTGGAAGAGCGCAGCAGCATCGACGACCGGTAGCCCATCGCCGCGAACATCCCGTCGGTTACGAATTGGCGACGCGAACCCTGGTCGATGATCCAGGGCGACCCACCCGCAGGATCGGACAACAGGGTCCCGTCTCGAACGGGGAACGCCGTCCCCGCCACGAGCCCCAGATCCCCCTCGGTCGCGGCGACAACCTCTATTGATCGATACCACGATGCGCGCGCCAGGGCCCCGATCGGCCGAAGCTGTCCGTTGTCCACGACGTAGGTGGCTCCGTTGCCGTCGGCGATAAGGCTGCCGTCGGGATGCGCGACAGCGCTGTCCACCACCAGGCCCGGCGGAAGGGCGTCAACGACCGATTGTTCGGCGGAAATCAGCGCCTCGGCTCGGTATCCGAGCGCCGCGAAGATGTCCTCCGGTTCCACCGCGAACCGACGAAGCGTCACGCCGGTCCAGATGTACCTGTTCCCATCGGGATCCTGCAGCAGCGCTCCGGCTCGAGGCGCGAGCGGCGCGAGCGCCGGTGAATAGCGATCACGTTCAGCCGGACCCGTAGAAACAGCGGCGAGCGTCCCGTACGTCGAGCGATAGGCGATGTCGCCCACTTCGGAATGCTGAAGACCCGAGATCACGTACCGACCCGCATCGTCACGCAGCAGTGTGCCGCTGGGGTGGTCGTTGACGACGTAGAACGCTCCCGCCGCCGCGCGCGCGCTGTGCTCGTTGTCGTCCTGCGCCCCCAGCCTCCAGCGGTAAAGTCCGGTCGCGACCGGGACGCCCGTCGGGCCCGTCCCGTCCCAGCGTTGGTCAAACGACGACCCGCTGCCGGTAAACGTCTGCGCCGCCGCCGAACTCCCGTGCGTAATAGTCAGCGTCCAGTCCACGACTTGACTGAACTTCGCCGTGAAACGGATGGACTCGGCGACGCCGTCGCCGTCGGGTCGAAGAACCGACGTGCTCACGCTCGGGAAGTAGATCTTCGGACTCCCGATCGCAGTGGCGGACCTGCGGACGGAGGGAAGCAAACGATAAGCCGCAGTGCCGGGGCATGCCGTCGGCTTCGCGTTCCGGTGACCCGAGACCCGGTTGAAGGACACGGCACGACCCCGCGGGTACCGCTCGTTCCCAGCCGACACGAGTCGCACGCTGCCGGTGACCGGCAGATGGACGATGTCCAGCCGCCACGCCACGAGGCGGTTCAGCGCAGCAACCATCTGTTTCGAGGGCCGCGTACGGGTGAAGTTGCCTATGAGCGCGATCCCCACGGTGCTGGTGTTGAAGCCCTTCGTGTGCGCGCCGATAACGGGCTTGGTGATGCCCCCGGCACGACCTTCGAAGATCTGCCCGTACTTGTCGATCAAGAAGTTGTACGCGATGTCGCTGTAGCCGCGATTGCTCGTGTGGAAACGGTAAATGCCGCGCACGAGCGCCCGGCTCTTGCTCTTGGTGTACGAATTGCCGTTGTCGGTGTGATGGACGAACACGGCCTTGATCGATCGCGCGAGACCGGGCGAGCTGCCGCGCCTGCTCTCGTCGGCGCCCCACTGCGACCGCCGGATGATTGTCGGTTGTCCGGGCTCGGCGTCGGCCTCAACCGGCGTCGCGTTTAGGTAACTCCACGCGATCCGGTAAGCGCGAACCAAGGGATTGACCGGCCGGGCGTCACCCGCCGTATTGGAGATCTCGAGACGAAGATTCCGAATCGGAGCCGCCGTCGCAGCCACCTCGACCGACACGGCGACTCGGTTGACTGCTCCAATCCACATCGGATCTGTCGCGATCCGTTCGCTCGATGCCGAGCCCTCGGCGCCGTCCGGCGCGTCCTCAGATTCCCTCGACAGCGCGCGCCAAGCAGTCCAGCGCCCGTCGGACAGTGTCCGGACACGCATCGTGAGGCCCTCACCCGACGGGTCGTACGCCTCATACGACACAGCAGCCATGTTGGCGCGCCACGGCAAAGAGACTTCTCGCACGATCGGCTGCCCGGGAACAACGAACGCTTCGATCGGGATCCCGGCCGACTCCGCCCGGGGAACGTACTCAGCCGCCCTTACCGGCCCCGGCACGCCCAGCGTGACGCAAGCAGCGACAAGAGCGACAAAGATGATTCTCGCGCGGCGCACCATTACTCCCCCAGCAGAATCGGACCGACCCCGACTCGTGTTTAGCAGGCCGGGCGGATCTTTTGAAAGGAGGAACCGCCCAGATAACCGTTTATCTGAAAGATACTACGAAACCGATCGGGCATTTCGCCCAGAACGACACCCGTGCGCGAAGAATACTTTTGGGAGCCCGGACGCGGTCTCGCTAATCCGCAGGGAGTTGCGGGGCAAATGCGTATTCCGCGGTTTCCCAGTACCGCGGCCACGGGCCGGGCGCGCGCGCACACCGCTCCGCGATCTCGGCCTCGGACCCCAGCACGATCTGCGTGGGTGCGGACCCGAGTCGCGCGAGATCCTCGTACAAATCGATCACAGATCCGGGCCGGTCGTCGGGCGCGGCAACGTGGACGAACAGCGCGTGTCCGCCGTCTTCCCGACGAAGCTCGACCTGCCACTCGCGCGCGCGCTCGGAAGCGGCAGCCCCCGCGTCTCGAAGGTCAATCCACGAGCGACGTCCCTCCAGCGTAGCCAGATGCTGCCAGGCGCCGCGTACGACCGTCGGACCAATGCGCGGAACGTTTCGCCCGCAGTTCGGACACGGCTTGACCGTCATGCCGCCCAGCGCAAGGTCTCCGGAACGCCAGCGCGGTACCCCCCCGCCGCGGAACCCCAGCGGCGTCAGGGTGATCTCGCCGGGCGTCTCTTCGGCAAGCGCCTCGCCGGTCTCCGGCGAAACGACCTCGAGCACTTCCAGGTCGGGGAACGTGTGAAACCCGAACGTCTCGGTGCGACCCGCGGGAACGGCACACTCACCCCAGAGCACGCGCCCCTCTGCCACGCCGTAGGCGGCCGCGATCGCGGCGTCGCGCGCACCTGCGGCCAGCAGATCTTCGCCGACGGACGCCCGCTCCTCGATCGACAGCGAGCGGCCCACCGGAATCAGCACGCGTAGCCGCGCGAGGTCGGCGCCCGCATCACGCGCAGCGGCCACAAAGACCGCCGCCTCGTCGGCAGGAATCGCCACGGCCGTCGGCTGAACGTCGGCGAACCCTGCGACCGCGCGCGCCAGGTCCTGCCCGTCCCGACGATTGTGCACCGCGCTCATCCCAAGCCCGTGCGACATGTAGTAGATGCCCCAGAAGTCCAGCGACGCCGCGAAAGGAACAAGGTTCAACAAGGTGTCCTCGCGGGCGAGACCAACCAAATGAGCCAGGCGCGCGCCGGCGCGCGCCGACAGATCCAAGTCGTCGCGCGTATAAGCGACCGGAATTCTCCCGCCGGGCCCCGGCACCATGTGCACATGGATGGCCCGCGTCGCCGACTCGATGGCAAGTTGCTGCTCTTCCTCGCCGCCCAGGAGCCGGGCCATTGCGATGCGGCGCAACACGCTGCGGTCGCTGAAACGCTTTACTCCCTCAGCGGTCCCCTGCAAGACAACCGCCGATGGACCCTCGGGGTTGCGCTGGGGATCCACGATGTCGCGGCGCATCGTCGTAGGAAGGCGTCGCAATTCGTCAAGGCCGCCGAACAGCCGAGCATCGATGCCGGATGCGGCAAGCTTGGCGCGCACATACGGCACGTGGGCAAGCGCCATCTGCAGAACGGTCTGCTTCAGCAGAACGTTCTGCAGATGGCGCTGTTCGGTCGCCGAGCGTTGGTCCCAGGCCGTTGCCACGGCGCACATCCTACGTGGAGAACCCGGTCGGACGGCGCGCGACGGAATGCCGGCCCCCGACCCGATAGGATGCGCGAGCCATGGGCGCCCCCACAGAACTCACCTTCAACGCCGACGAACCGATCCCGCTGACGGGCGAGCGGACGGCTCCGGGTGTTGCCGAAGAAAACTACTGGTTCCAGCGTCACGTCGTGGCCTATCGATGGGCCGCCGCGCGCATCGGCGGCATGCGAGTGCTCGACGCCGGCAGCGGCGAAGGCTACGGCACCGACATCCTCGCGGACACCGCGCGCCGGGTGGTCGGGGTCGACCTCGACGCCGAGATCGTGCGTCGCGCCGCAGCCGTTTACTCACGCCCCGGCTTCCAACCGGCAAACCTCGTCTCCCTCCCATTCCGCAACGCCTCGTTCGACGCCGTCGTGTCGCTACAAGTGATCGAGCATCTACACACGCCCCACGAGTTCATCGCGGAATGCGCACGAGTTATGACGCCCGGGGGCCTGCTGATTCTCTCCACGCCGAATCGCCTGACCTTCTCTCCCGAGGGCACCCGCAATCCGTTCCATTCCTTCGAGTTCGCCCCGGATGAGTTGCGCGCAACAGTGGCCCGGCACTTCAGCGCGGTTGAGATCTTAGGAACCTCCCACGGCCCGCGCGTGCGCACCATTGAGCGCCTGCTGCGCGGAGGGCTTCCCGAACGACTGATTGCGCAACCGGCACCGGAATGGCCGGCCTGGCTGCGCCGATGCGTCGCGCGCGTTCGGCCCGGGGACTTTCGAGTTCGCAGCACGCACCTCGAGCGATCGCTCGATCTGATCGCGACGGCGCGCGCGTAGGGACTGTCTGTGGGAATCTTCGCCCTCGTTCTGCACACGCACCTGCCCTACGTCCGGCATAACGGCGTCTGGCCGTGCGGTGAGGACTTCTTCCACCAGGCCGCGGTAGAAAGCTACTTGCCGCTGCTGGGCGTCCTTGAAGATCTCGGCGCCCATGGGATGACCGGCCTGATGTCGCTCGGGCTGTCTCCGATGGTCGCCCACCAAATGGAAGACCCGCACATGCTTCGCGAGCTGGGGCTGTACCTCGGGCGATTCGAGGCGCGCGCGTGGCAGCAGGTCGCCAACTACGAAGGCGTCTTCACGCCGGAGTTCAAGGACCTCGCCGCGCACTTCGCAATTCACGCGCGCGCGCAGAGCGACCGCCTGGACGCCTGCGGCGGGATCGCACGCAGCTTCGGCGCGATCGCCGACGCCGGCGTCGTCGAATTGCTCGGAGGCCCGGTCACGCACCCGTTCCTTCCCCGAGTCCGCGCGCCCGAACTAATCGATGCCCAAGTCCGCCTGGGCGCGGAGGAACACAAGCGAATTCTGGGGCGACGACCGCGCGGAATGTGGCTACCCGAGTGCGCGTACCAGCCCGGCGCCGGAATCGAAGAGACGTTTGCGCGCGCCGGCGTCGGTCACGTGGTGGTCGACGGCCCGACGATGCTCAAGAGCGCCGGGCCGGGATCGACGTTCGCGCCGCGCCGGATCGGCACGTCCGACGTCGTTGCTTTCGCCCGCGATCTCGACGTGTCCTACCGCGTTTGGTCGCCCACCGGCGGCTACCCGAGCGGCAAGTGGTACCGAGACTTCTACCACTACGACCTCGAGGCGGGATTCAAGAACTGGCGAGTCACCTCGATTCACAAGTCCATCGGAGAAAAGCGTCCGTACGAACCAAAGCGCGCGGCTGCTGCGGCGCGCCAAGACGCCGAGAATTTCGCGGCGCTAATCGCCGAAACGCTTTCGGCGGCGGAGCGCCGGACCGGACGAGAGGGCGTCGTTGTCGCCGCCTACGACACGGAGTTGTTCGGGCACTGGTGGTTCGAGGGGCCGGAATTCTTGCGCCACCTGTTCACCGTGCTCGATTCAATTCCGGGCGTGCGAGCGTGCTCGCTTGAGCGCGCGCGCGAGCTGCTCGACGAACCCGAACCGGTGGACCTGATCGAGGGATCGTGGGGATTCCGCAAGGACGACCGTTCCTGGGTCTCCGATGGGACCCAGGACATGTGGTGGTTCCTCGGAGAGATCGAAAGGGAAACTCCGCGACTACTGCAGGAGTTCGCGGGGGCGACCGGCGCGCGCCGCGAAGCGCTGTCCCAACTTGTTCGCGAAACGATGCTGCTGGAGTCCAGCGACTGGCCGTTCATGGTAATTCGCGGGCGCGCGCCGGAGTACGCCTACGAGCGTTTCGCAACACACCAATCCCGCTGGCACCGCTTGGCCGACCTGATTCGCTCGGACGCATCTGAGGATGTGATCGCCGCGGCCACAGCAGAGATCGGCGAGATCGACAACATCCTGCCCGGACTTCGCTGCGAGGACGTGCTCCCGGCGTAGGTCAGCGAAGGCTGCGCAACTCGTACGCAAGCGGCCAAGGATTCGGCAAACACCCACCGAGGCCCTTGGACTGCTGCATCATCACCGGCGCCGGCTTTCCCGAAGTCCTGCAGGACCGGTGACGCTGGCCGAGCACGTGTCCGAACTCGTGGTTGACCAGAAGATGGCGGTACTGCGCAACGGTTCCGTCCCACCACGGGGATCCCTCAAACCAGCGGTCCGAGTTCAGCACCGTCTCTCGCGAACCGGCGCACGAGAATCGCTTGAGCACGCTTTGACCCGTCAGTCTTCGGCAGCGCTCCTCGGTTTGCTCCGGGTCGCGCAGCTTCACCACAATGCGAGCCTCGGGGTCATAGCGATACCGAACCTTGCCGGAAGCAACCCATGAGCGACGGTCGCACAAGATCGACATCACGGCTCGACGAAACCCCGCCTCGCTTACCGGCAATCCTTCCTGAACGTCCACACGAATCCGCACCAGACGCGCGCGCGCCTCGCCGCACTCGGTGATCTCGGTGCGCGCGCGCGCCGCGCGCGGTGTCGTGCTTACGCGCGGACGCTCGGGCCGCACAGTGGCGGCCACGCCCGGCGCCGTCGGGGGAACGTCGGGCGACACCGCCCCCGAGCGCAACGCCGGTCCTGCCGCAACCGCGGCGAGCGCGGCAAGCGACGCCGCTACCGCGACAAGACGTCTCACCCGCGGGCCGTCCGGAACAACATAACGCCCTCAGCAGACTCGGCCTCCGCGCGCCCTTGCGCGATCAAGACATCGAGGTGCGCGATGATCTCGCTGGTTGCCAAGAACTGATCCTCAGGGGGGCGTCCCGCGTACATCTTGCGTGCGAGTTGGAACGCAGTGGCTCCCTCGGGACCGAGCATCGAGGCAATGCGGTCGGCGCGGCGCGCGTGGTGCACGCGGTAACTCGCCAGCAACGCCGGGGCGTCGGTGATGGGCGCACCGTGACCCGGGTAGACGAGCCGTAAATCCATCGATTCAAGACGCGTCAGCGACTCCATGTACTGCACTAGTGACTTGCGGCGGCCATCCGGCTCGTTCGGGTCCGGCTCCCACAACGGATTCGGAGTGATCGACGGCAACAGCGTGTCGCCGGAGAACATGGTTCCGGTGTTGGGTTCGTACAGACAGATGTGTCCTCCGGTGTGGCCGGGGAACTTGCCGACCTGCAACGTCAGGTCTTCGAACTCCAGCACATCGCCCTCGGCCAGAGGCTTGACCTCCTGCAGCCGGGGGTGAATCTTGCGCACCTCCGACTCGTGCTTGCGCATCTCCAAAATGAACTCGTACGGAATCCCGGCGTCGAGCAGGATGTGGTCCATGTCAAGCCAGATCGTGCCTTCCTGGACTTTGACAACATCATCGGCGCCGATGAACAGCTCCGCACCCGACAACTCCGCGATACGCGCTGCCAAGCCGTAGTGATCGGCGTGAGCATGGGTGATCACCACGCGTCGCAGGGCCTCCAAGAAGAGCCCCTCGCGCGCAAACGCCAGCTTGAGGGCGTTCTCGGCCGGCAAAGTGGCCGTCCCCGTGTCGATCAGTGTCAAAGGCTCCGACCGGATGAGGTAGACGTTGACGTCCCCCACCGCGAACGGCGTCGGCAGCGCGATCGGAACGACAGGAAGAGTGCTCACATGGGTCCCTTTTGCTCCAGAGGAAGTCGCGTGTCAGGATATCCGGACTCGCGAGGACGTGTCGTAATGCGAATTCTTATTCTTTCCTGGGAGTACCCGCCCCGAATCGTCGGTGGGCTCGGCAAGCATGTCCACCGGCTGACGGTGTCACTTGCCGAGCAGGGACATGACGTGCATGTCGTTACTCGCGGCCACCCCGAAGCCCCTGCCGAGGAGATCCTGGACGACGTCCACGTCGTACGGGTACCCGAGTATCCGCCGATGGTCGACTTCGGCGACCTGATCCCATGGGTGCTGCAGTTCAACATCGCGGTGCAAGAACGTGCCGCGCGCCTGTTGCTGGAGTCCGAGGTCGACGTGGTGCACGCGCACGACTGGCTGGTTGCGTACGCCGCAGCGGGAATCAAGAACACGTTCGACCTTCCGCTCGTGTCGACGATCCACGCCACCGAGTACGGCCGCCATCAGGGCAACCTCCCCGGCCCCATGAACAAGCTCATCCACCAAGTTGAGTGGTGGTTGACCTACGAAGCCCGCCGCGTCATCACGTGCTCGGAGTACATGCGCGACCAGGTTCACGAGATCTTCGAGTTGCCGGCCGGAAAGCAAGACGTGATCCCCAACGGCGTCGACCTCGAGGACTTCGAACGTCCGGACGGCGTTGATGAGTTCCGCGCCGCACGGATCGCCCCCGGAGAGAAGATGCTGTTCTTCGCAGGACGCCTGGAGTACGAAAAGGGCGTGCAGACGGTGCTGGAGGCCCTCCCCCTGGTGCTCAAAGAAGAGGCACTGCGCTTCTACATCGCAGGGGTCGGCACTCACTACGACGAGTTGAAAGCTCAAGCCAGTCGTTTGGGCGTCTCCGACCGGGTTCATTTCCTTGGGTTCCTCGGCGACGAGGAACTGCGCATGTACTACGCGGCCGCGGACCTCGCGGTGGTGCCCTCGCTGTACGAGCCCTTCGGCATGGTGGCGCTGGAGACCATGGCGTCGGGAACTCCCTGTATCGCCGGCGACACGGGCGGCCTTCGGGAACTCGTCGTGCACGAAGCCACAGGGCTGCACTTCACCCCGGGCGATCCGGCATCACTGGCCGATACGATCTTGAAGCTGACCATGGACCGCCGCTTGGCCCAACGGCTCATCGTGGACGCGCGCCGCATGCTCGACGAGCAGTTCTCGTGGCGTTCGATCGCGTTCGCAACCGGCGGCGTCTACGAGCGCGCGATTGCCGAAGAAGAAGCCTTGCGACGCGGGATTCTGCGCGAGGAACGCACTCCGCTGCGCGTCATTCTGGGTCGCTCACCAATTCTGCGCGCCGTCGAAGGCGACAGCGCCTAACCCTTGACCCACGTTCGCGCGCTCACTCGCGTTGTGCCGCTTCGCCCCGTGTCTTGAGAACGCGCGCGGGAACTCCGCCCACAATCGACTTCGGCGGGATGTCTCGATTGACCAGCGCATGCGACGCGATTACCGAGCCTTCGCCGATGGTGACCCCGCGAAGCACCGTGGTCTTCTCCCCGAACCAGACGTCGTTGCCGATCTTCACCGGCGACTTGACGATCCCTTGCTTGCGAATCGGAATCGTCATGTCCTCGAAGCGGTGGTCGAAGTCGCAGATGTAGATCCAGTCGGCGAAAAGACAGTCGTTTCCAATCTCGATGTCGAGATAGCAATTGATCGTGTTCTTGGTTCCGAACACAACCTTGTCTCCAATGCGCAGGTTTCCCTCGTGGCACCGGATCGCGTTCCTTCGGCCGATGAAGACCCACTTGCCCAGCGTCAGGCGCCCGTAGCCCTTGCGGGCGTACAGCTCAACCTTCTTGTCCAGAAAGACAAAGCCCTCGGTCTTGATGTGCGGGTGAAGGACCTTCAGGCGGATAAAGCGCAGCACCATCACCCAGTAGCGCGGGAGGTAAAGGCGCCGCCGG
This is a stretch of genomic DNA from Actinomycetota bacterium. It encodes these proteins:
- a CDS encoding DUF3152 domain-containing protein, encoding MRRLVAVAASLAALAAVAAGPALRSGAVSPDVPPTAPGVAATVRPERPRVSTTPRAARARTEITECGEARARLVRIRVDVQEGLPVSEAGFRRAVMSILCDRRSWVASGKVRYRYDPEARIVVKLRDPEQTEERCRRLTGQSVLKRFSCAGSRETVLNSDRWFEGSPWWDGTVAQYRHLLVNHEFGHVLGQRHRSCRTSGKPAPVMMQQSKGLGGCLPNPWPLAYELRSLR
- a CDS encoding cysteine desulfurase family protein, whose product is MRSSLYFDYAATSPLWPEVREAMAPFLYECFANASSLYAGAREARKAVDEARERVAEAVGARPDEVVFTSGGTEADNLALQGTAWRAGNEGRNGIVVSTVEHHAVLDTAKWLGRRGFRVATVRVGRDGVIDTDALEAAVDARTAIVSVMTANNEVGAIQPVRRAAEVARASGARFHTDAVQAFPWIPVRAAESDLVALAAHKIGGPKGVGALVVRRGVGLEPIMHGGGQERGLRSGTYNVAGIVGFGAAVAATQAALPGLAARVGTLRDRLQAALLARIEGLHVGAAGAERLPNNCHVCIEGVDSEPLLLLLDAVGVAASSGSACQSGAAEPSHVLAAMGVTQTLAKGALRLTLGRDTTEGEVDGVVEHVAAAVQRLRR
- a CDS encoding MBL fold metallo-hydrolase; this encodes MSTLPVVPIALPTPFAVGDVNVYLIRSEPLTLIDTGTATLPAENALKLAFAREGLFLEALRRVVITHAHADHYGLAARIAELSGAELFIGADDVVKVQEGTIWLDMDHILLDAGIPYEFILEMRKHESEVRKIHPRLQEVKPLAEGDVLEFEDLTLQVGKFPGHTGGHICLYEPNTGTMFSGDTLLPSITPNPLWEPDPNEPDGRRKSLVQYMESLTRLESMDLRLVYPGHGAPITDAPALLASYRVHHARRADRIASMLGPEGATAFQLARKMYAGRPPEDQFLATSEIIAHLDVLIAQGRAEAESAEGVMLFRTARG
- a CDS encoding glycosyltransferase family 4 protein, whose protein sequence is MRILILSWEYPPRIVGGLGKHVHRLTVSLAEQGHDVHVVTRGHPEAPAEEILDDVHVVRVPEYPPMVDFGDLIPWVLQFNIAVQERAARLLLESEVDVVHAHDWLVAYAAAGIKNTFDLPLVSTIHATEYGRHQGNLPGPMNKLIHQVEWWLTYEARRVITCSEYMRDQVHEIFELPAGKQDVIPNGVDLEDFERPDGVDEFRAARIAPGEKMLFFAGRLEYEKGVQTVLEALPLVLKEEALRFYIAGVGTHYDELKAQASRLGVSDRVHFLGFLGDEELRMYYAAADLAVVPSLYEPFGMVALETMASGTPCIAGDTGGLRELVVHEATGLHFTPGDPASLADTILKLTMDRRLAQRLIVDARRMLDEQFSWRSIAFATGGVYERAIAEEEALRRGILREERTPLRVILGRSPILRAVEGDSA
- a CDS encoding acyltransferase, which codes for MAGPIRRTATFIRRRRLYLPRYWVMVLRFIRLKVLHPHIKTEGFVFLDKKVELYARKGYGRLTLGKWVFIGRRNAIRCHEGNLRIGDKVVFGTKNTINCYLDIEIGNDCLFADWIYICDFDHRFEDMTIPIRKQGIVKSPVKIGNDVWFGEKTTVLRGVTIGEGSVIASHALVNRDIPPKSIVGGVPARVLKTRGEAAQRE
- a CDS encoding 1,4-alpha-glucan branching protein domain-containing protein, which translates into the protein MGIFALVLHTHLPYVRHNGVWPCGEDFFHQAAVESYLPLLGVLEDLGAHGMTGLMSLGLSPMVAHQMEDPHMLRELGLYLGRFEARAWQQVANYEGVFTPEFKDLAAHFAIHARAQSDRLDACGGIARSFGAIADAGVVELLGGPVTHPFLPRVRAPELIDAQVRLGAEEHKRILGRRPRGMWLPECAYQPGAGIEETFARAGVGHVVVDGPTMLKSAGPGSTFAPRRIGTSDVVAFARDLDVSYRVWSPTGGYPSGKWYRDFYHYDLEAGFKNWRVTSIHKSIGEKRPYEPKRAAAAARQDAENFAALIAETLSAAERRTGREGVVVAAYDTELFGHWWFEGPEFLRHLFTVLDSIPGVRACSLERARELLDEPEPVDLIEGSWGFRKDDRSWVSDGTQDMWWFLGEIERETPRLLQEFAGATGARREALSQLVRETMLLESSDWPFMVIRGRAPEYAYERFATHQSRWHRLADLIRSDASEDVIAAATAEIGEIDNILPGLRCEDVLPA
- a CDS encoding class I SAM-dependent methyltransferase gives rise to the protein MGAPTELTFNADEPIPLTGERTAPGVAEENYWFQRHVVAYRWAAARIGGMRVLDAGSGEGYGTDILADTARRVVGVDLDAEIVRRAAAVYSRPGFQPANLVSLPFRNASFDAVVSLQVIEHLHTPHEFIAECARVMTPGGLLILSTPNRLTFSPEGTRNPFHSFEFAPDELRATVARHFSAVEILGTSHGPRVRTIERLLRGGLPERLIAQPAPEWPAWLRRCVARVRPGDFRVRSTHLERSLDLIATARA
- a CDS encoding peptidoglycan recognition protein, which translates into the protein MRRARIIFVALVAACVTLGVPGPVRAAEYVPRAESAGIPIEAFVVPGQPIVREVSLPWRANMAAVSYEAYDPSGEGLTMRVRTLSDGRWTAWRALSRESEDAPDGAEGSASSERIATDPMWIGAVNRVAVSVEVAATAAPIRNLRLEISNTAGDARPVNPLVRAYRIAWSYLNATPVEADAEPGQPTIIRRSQWGADESRRGSSPGLARSIKAVFVHHTDNGNSYTKSKSRALVRGIYRFHTSNRGYSDIAYNFLIDKYGQIFEGRAGGITKPVIGAHTKGFNTSTVGIALIGNFTRTRPSKQMVAALNRLVAWRLDIVHLPVTGSVRLVSAGNERYPRGRAVSFNRVSGHRNAKPTACPGTAAYRLLPSVRRSATAIGSPKIYFPSVSTSVLRPDGDGVAESIRFTAKFSQVVDWTLTITHGSSAAAQTFTGSGSSFDQRWDGTGPTGVPVATGLYRWRLGAQDDNEHSARAAAGAFYVVNDHPSGTLLRDDAGRYVISGLQHSEVGDIAYRSTYGTLAAVSTGPAERDRYSPALAPLAPRAGALLQDPDGNRYIWTGVTLRRFAVEPEDIFAALGYRAEALISAEQSVVDALPPGLVVDSAVAHPDGSLIADGNGATYVVDNGQLRPIGALARASWYRSIEVVAATEGDLGLVAGTAFPVRDGTLLSDPAGGSPWIIDQGSRRQFVTDGMFAAMGYRSSMLLRSSKPDFASVPEGEILG
- the mnmA gene encoding tRNA 2-thiouridine(34) synthase MnmA, whose product is MKILVAMSGGVDSSVAAAMLAREGHEVTGVHLRLTDLADSLQGARPHGCCGVADADDARRVAQMLDIPFYVWNLKDEFASTVIADFIDEYARGRTPNPCIRCNEKVKFGALLDRAVVLGFDAVATGHYARAVSDGERWRLFRGADAGKDQSYVLARLAQEQLARARFPLGDLTKPQVREMAADLDLRTAAKPDSYEICFVADGDAAGFVGRALGGSRAGDIVDSEGAVVGRHEGIHAYTVGQRRGLGLGSSQKNYVLELDPERDVVVVGPDELLLRRGLEAGEVVWISGAPPERIDVVQTRAHGAAAPAELVRAQGAAATVRFAEPQRGIAPGQLVAFYAGDEVLGGGSIARAFR